The Molothrus ater isolate BHLD 08-10-18 breed brown headed cowbird unplaced genomic scaffold, BPBGC_Mater_1.1 matUn_MA567, whole genome shotgun sequence genomic interval TGCCGGGACACCGGGGGAGGGGGTCACCGGTACCGGGAAAGGGACACCGGGAATGGACAGGATTCatgaggggacaccgggggatGACAAGAGACACCGGGGGGGGGGCGGTCACCGGTACCGGGGGAGTCACCGGGGATGGACCGGGGAACACCGGGAGTATTGAGAGGAcaccggggggacacggggagtatcgaggggacaccgggggacacCGGCGGGGACATAGGGGTGGTCTGGGAGGAACAATAGAGTAGCAGGAGTACACCGGAGCGACACCGCGTGGGGAAAACCGGGAGGGATTTGAGACACCGGGAAAGCACCGAGAGGGAACGGAAGCACGGCCAGGCAGGAACCGTGAGGAGAGGAACGCCACGCACGCACCTGGATGAGCGCCCGGTACTCCTCTCGCAGCCGCTCGGCCCAGCCCTCGCGgtcccgcggccccgccggtGACCGCAGCAGCGGCAGCTCCGCCACCGCCCGCCGCGCTGCCGCGTCCGCCATGGCCGGGCCCCGCCATGCCGCCCCGCCGGAAGTGACGTAACGCCGCCACCCCGGCACGGCGCCGCCATCTTGTCTACGGGAGTGGCTGCGCTGTGACGTCATCGCCGCCATCTTGGATAAGGGCGCGCACGGTGCGTGAGGCGCCGCCGCCATCTTTAGTGAGGGCAGAGGGGAGCGGAGGTGGGCGGGGCTTGGCTGAGGGGGCGTACCCAAAGCCCAGGGaccgccccctccccagggaccgCCCCCTCCTCAGGGACCCCCCCCCCTCAAACAGCGACAGGGACCCCACCACCCCAAGGATCCCCCCCAAAGAGCAACCGGGACCCTCCAACAGgcccagggacccccccccacagcccagggaacCCCCACAGCACCAGGGACCCCTCACaaaccccccaggaccccctcACACATCGAGGGACCCCCCACAGCACCAGGGaccccctgccctcctcagtTACAAGGACACGGCGGagtggggggctcagggcttTATTTGGGTCTGGCACGGGGGTCTCAGGAATGGGTTGGGATCAAGGCGGGGGTCTCAGGGCTGTTTCGGATCCATAGAGGGCTCTGATGAGGTCTTGGAGCTGTATTCAGGCCTATCCTGGTGGGTCTCAGGGCTGTGTCGGGTGTATGGGGGTCTCAGGGCTCAGTCCAGGTCCATGCGGGGCTTGTGAGGGGTCTCAGGGGGtcttggggctgttttggggtccGTGTGGGGGTCTCAGGAGGTCTCGGGGCTGTGTCTGGGCCCATCCTGGGGGTCTCAGGGCTCGGTCCAGGTCCATGCAGGGCTTGCGAGGGCTCTCAGGCTCTCTCGGGGGTCTCAGGGGGTCTCGGGGGTCTCTCCCTGCCCCTCGGCCCGGCCCAGCCGCAGCAGGGATGAGAACAGCCCCATCACGTTGTTCTGCAGCTCCCGGGCCAGCGGCTCCAGCTGTTTGTTAGCGCGCTCCAGGTACAGCCTGAGGGGCGACACCGGCGTCACCGGGGCTGCCGAGGCCTGGAGAGGGGTCCCGGGAGGGGTCAcgggaaggaggggaggggtCCCAGGGAAGAGAGGGGTCGGGGTCGGGGTCGTTGGGAGGGGTCtcaggaagggaggggaggggtcCCGGGTTGGGAGGGGTCCCGGGAGGGTCACGGGGAGGGGTCtcaggaagggaggggagggtcCCGAGTAGGGAGGGGTcccggggagggagggaaaggggagaggtCCCgagtggggaggggaggggtcGGGGGAGGGAtcctggggaggggtccccagtggggaggggtcccaggaGGGGTCGGGGGAGGGTCCCGAGTGGGGAAGGGTCCCTGATGGGGTCCCAGGGAGGGATCCCGGGGAGGGATCCcgaggagggagaggagggtcCCGAGTGGGGAGGGGTCCTGAGAGGGTCCCGAGGAGCGGTCTCAGGAAGGAAGGGGTGGGGTCCCGAGTGGGGAGGGGTCTCGGGAGGGTCACGGGGAGGGGTCCCGGGTTGGGAGGGGTCCCGGGAGGGGTtccaggaggggaggggaggggtcccgaggagggagaggagggtcCCGAGTGGGGAGGGGTCCTGAGAGGGTCCCGAGGAGGGGTCTCAGGAAGGGACGGGAGGGTCCCGAGTGGGGAGGGTCCCGAGTGGGGAAGGGTCCCTGATGGGGTCCCAGGGAGGGATCCCGAGGAGGAGTCCCGGTGGGAAGGGGTCCCGAGTGGGGAGGTCTCTGCaatggggaggggtcccggcTCCCTCCCGCCCCCCGTACCCGGCCTGTGTGCGCAGCTCCTCGGGGCGCAGCTGCGGGGGCAGCTCTCGGCTCACCAGCTCgctcaggctctgcagctgccgGCTCAGGAAATCCGCGGCCCCCGCGGGCTCCTCCGAACCCTCCGGGGCCTCGCCCGGCCCGTCCCGCTCGGGCAgcgcggccccggggcgggcggcggcgagcaggagcagcagggccagcaaaGGGAGCGGCATGGctgcggggacaccgcggggacacgGCGGGACAGGTGGCACTTGTGTCCCCACGGAGAGTGCCAGCcgcatcccatcccatccaacCCCACAGAAacttccagccccatcccactcCATCCTAACCCCATAAAAACGTCCAGCCCCACAGGAGTTTCCAGCTCCACAGAAACTTCCaacccagccccatcccatcctattcCAGCCCCATGGAATCTTCCAATCTCATGGAATCTTCCAGCCCCATCCTATCGATCCCatcccataaatcccatcccatcccatcccataaatctcatcccatcccatcccaccccattcAAACGTCCAGTCCTATAGGAGCTTCCAACCCCACAGAAACTTCCAGCcctatcccatcccaccccattcctGCCCCATAGGAATTTccagtcccattcccaccccacagcccctcccgagccccacatccctgtcccagtgtccccacccagccccacgctctgctctccccttgtcccaccccaaaaccacccccagccccaaatcccctccaATCCCTTCCCCGTACCCCAATCCttgtccccaaatcccaatcctTGTCTCCAAATCCCAATTCCTACTCCACTCCCCAATCTcgatcccaaatcccaattcCTGCCCCCACTCCCCAATCCCTACCCGAAATCCCAATCccgaccccaaatcccaaccccaaatcccaatcccGACCCCAAATCCTAATCCTGACCCTACAGcccaatccctgtccccaatcccaatccctgtcccgtgtcccctccctgtcccctcctgtcccctcaccttccaggtgctgctgcagttttggggtctcccctcccctggccccATTTTTATCCCAATCCCGCCCCCCCTGGGCAAACACGGCGGGGCCGAGGGGCAGCGCGGGGGGGGcctgtccccccctgtcccctccgtgtccccaaGGGCCGAAGGTTGTCGCCCGTGGTGTCACCGACCCCCGGCCCCCGGCGGgggggggacagtggggacacgCGGGCAAAGGGCGGGGGTGGCGCTGGCGACAAAAGGTCGGAGTCCCCCCGGTCACTacggggacagggcaggggacacaggggggggtggcactgggaggggacagtggggtgaTGGCGACAGAGGGGACACAAGGAGGGGACAGCGATGTAgggaggggacattggggggtCCAGATTTGGGGACAgcgggggtttggggacacGCGCGGGACAGGATACGAGTGGGACCgcgggggtttggggacacGCGGGacttggggatttggggacacgCGCGGGACAGGAGGGTGGGGCGGAACGGCCCCGCCACGGAACGTCTCCGCTCGGGTCCGGGTTGCCGGAGGGGTCGCATtccggcgcggccccgccctccctgctcagccaatGGGCGACGCGCGTTGCCCGCagccaagatggcggcggcgccCCCCCTGAAGGCGCTCCGGGCGGCGCCGCCCGCGAtggcggcggccggcgggggcCCGTGAGGGGCCATGGGCAACGCCGAGGGCCGGGCCCCGCGCCGGGCCCAGCCCCGCGGCAACCCCGGCAGCTTCGATGAGCTGCACCGGCTCTGCAAAGGTGCGCCCGCCCGCGGGGAACGGGGATGGaggggggacagcggggctgtggggacagtggggctgtggggacagagggaccgggaggggacagaggggctggggggacactggggtgacgaggggacagcggggccaGGGGGTGTCGGTGCTGTCCCCAAAACGGGGCTGGAGGTGTCACCTGGGGGGTGACAACCATGCCTGGGGGTGACAgccgtgtccccaggggtgaCAGCCGTGTCCCCCCAGAGGTGTTCCCGCCGCAGATGGAGGGGGTGAAGCTGATCGTCACCAAGACCCTGAGCAGCCACTTCCAGGtggggcaggggacacctggggacacggggggtgTCCCCCCCACGCTGTCCCCGTCCCCTGTGaccgcgctgtccccgcaggtGACACACACGGTGCACATGAGCACCCTGGGCCCCTCCGGGTACCGTTTCAACGCCACCTTCGTGGGGGACCGCCAGCTGGGGCCCACCGAGGTGACAACGCGGGTGGCACCGGCCTGGGGGGGTGGCAGCGGGGTTGGCACAGGGGGTGTCACCGGTTCTGGAGCCTCATGGTCACCCCCAGGCCACCAATGGGTCATTGTGGCCATCTGTGACCCTGGGGTGGTTGGTGGCTCTGTATCCAGGGTGGCCTCAGGGTGGTCAGTGGCCTTAGGGTCACTGGGGGCCCTGAGGTTATGGGTGGTCCTGGGTGACCCTGGGGTCATTGGGGATCTCAGGGTCATGGGTGGCTTTGGGGTCATTGGTGACCCTGGGTGGTCCCAGATGGCCCTGGCCTTGTTGGTGGCCTCACCATGGCCACAATGCTGTGgcctggaggtgctggcacgtcccaggcagccccaggctggagccaggggtgCTCGGAGGTGGCCCTGTGGccgtccctgtgtccccctgtcccgtatccctgtccccatgctgcGCTGTCCCCAGGTGTTCCCCTGTCCTGtgttcccctgtccccaggtgtgctctgTCCCTATCCCCCAtcccctgtctctgtccccatcccctgtgctgtccccagctgttcccctgtccctgtccccatcccctgtccctgtccccatcccctgtgctgtccccaggtgttcccctgtccctgtccccatcccctgtctctgtccccatcccctgtgctgtccccaggtgttcccctgtccctgtccccatcccctgtgctgtccccaggtgttcCCTATGCTGCTTGGGGACATGGACAGCAGTGGCAGCCTCAACGCCCAGGCCCTGCACCTGCTGGGCGACCACCTCCGTGCCAAGGCCGTGTTCCAGGTGAGCCGGGGGTGCCACACCCGTGCCAGCCCCTCCCCGCCTGTCCcctggtgccaccagcagctctgtccctgtccccagacgCACCAGGCCAAGTTTGTGACGTGGCAGTTCGACGGCGAGTACCGGGGCGAGGACTGCACGGCCACGCTGACCCTGGGCAACCCCGACCTGCTGGGCGGCTCCGGTGAgcgcccggccctgccccggcaCCGGGGACaccccctggccctggggacaccgcTGAGACTGTGCCTGGcccttccctggggacaccGCTGAGACtgtgcctggccctgccctggggacaccgcTGAGACTGTGCCTGgacctgccctggggacactgccccggacctgccctggccctggggacaccgccccagccccgccctggggacaccgccccggccccggggacACTGCCCTGACCCCGCCCTAGGGACACCACCCTGGACCTGCCTGGCCCCGCCCTGGGGACACCGCCCCAGCCccgccctggggacactgccctggcccCGCCCTGGGAACACCACCCGGGACCTGCCCGACCCCGCCCTGGGGACACCGCCCCAGCCCCGCCCTGGCCCCGCCCTGGGGACACCGCCTGGCCCCGCCCGTCCCCGCCCCAGGGACACCACCCCGGCCCCAttcctgtgctgtccccagccctgccctggggacccGTCTGAGGcggcgctgtccccgctgtccccgcagtGATCGTGGTGGCGCATTTCCTGCAGAGCGTCACCGCCCGCCTGGTGCTGGGCGGGGAGCTCGTGTACCACCGGCGGCCCGGGGAGGAGGGAGCCATCCTCACCCTGGCCGGGAAGTACTCGGGTAcggacacctggggacaccaggggacagaTGGGAATGCCTGGGGACAGATGGGGACAGATGAGGACGGATGGGGACTgatggggacagctggggacagatgGGGCTGATGGGGACAGATGGGGACAGATTGGACAGCTGGGGATGCCTTCAgacacctgggggacacctcAGGGgtgcctggggacacctggggacatctCAGGAAACCTGGAGACATCttgtgggtgctggggacacccggGGATGCCTGGGAACacttggggacaccttgggcACAGCCGGGGATGGCTGGGGTCATCTGGGGACATCTTGGGGCCACCTGGGGAAACCTGGAGATGCCTCAGGAACACCTCTGGGACACCTTGGGGATgccttggggacagctggggacaccttggggaccCCTGGGGACGCTGCCTCTCTGTTACAGCCCCAAACTGGGTGACAACGCTCAACGTGGGCTATGGGGGAGCCCACGCCAGCTACTACCACCGGGCCAACGAGCAGGTGCGTGTCCCCAGATGTCCCCCacgctgtccccagtgtccccctcggtgtccccatgCCACTGTGACCGCGCCGTCCCCCCCAGGTGCCgcactgtccccactgtcctgTCCCCGCTGTCTCTGCTGTCCTGTCCCCGCTGTCATGTCCCTGCTACCCTATTCCCGCTGACccctctgtcctgtccctgctgtccctcatgtccccactgtccccagtgtccccgcagtgtcccctcagtgtccccacaATGTCCCTGCAGGTGCAGGTGGGTGTGGAGCTGGAGGCCAACACGCGTTTGCAGGAGAGCACCTTCAGCTTCGGCTACCAGCTCACCCTGCCCGGGGCCAACGCCGTCTTCAGAGGTgggcactgtcccctgtcccctccagtgtcccctcagtgtcacctccTGGGCCACTGTCACCGGCCGGTGGCActcaggtgtccctgtgtcaccacCTGGTGATGctcaggtgtccctgctgtcacctgctggggctgctcaggtgtccctgtgtcaccacCTGGTGATGctcaggtgtccctgctgtcacctgccGGGGCCCTGCTCaggtgtccccactgtccctggcTGGTGGCGCTcaggtgtccccgtgtccccagctggTGGCGCTCAGGTGTCCCCACTGTCACCGGCTGGTGGCGCTcaggtgtccccatgtccccggCTCGTGGTGctcaggtgtccctgtgtccccagctggtggcgctcaggtgtccctgtgtccccagctggtggcgctcaggtgtccccagctcaggtgtccctgtgtccccggCTGGTGGCGCTcaggtgtccccgtgtccccgcagggCTCCTGGACAGCAATTGGAGCGTGGGGGGGGTCCTGGAGAAGAAGCTGCCCCCCCTGCCCGTGACGCTGGCCCTGGGAGCCTTCCTGAACCACTGCAGGAGCCGCTTCCACTGCGGCTTCACCGTCACCGTGGGatgagggacaggggacagggacaggggacagggggacaggacagtggggacaggcagTGGGGACAAGGtagcagaggcagcagggacgGGGGGACTGCAGCGACAGGACAGAGGaacagtggggacagcagggacaggacggcagggacagtggggacaggacagtggggacaggacagTGGGGACGGGGGGGACAGGACAGcgggacagcagggacatggggacaggacagaggggacagggcagcagggatgggacagtggggacaggacagaggggacagcagggacatggggacagtggggacagtggggacagcaggaacaggacagaggggacagaggggacagcacagcagggacagcatagcggggacagcagggacagcacaacagggacagcagggacatggggacagcgtGTGGTGGCACCGtcctgctcagggagctgccaggccgGGCCGTGCAGGTGCcacagggacagcggggacacggcgggCTGGGGACAGCGAGTGACAGCGCCAccagggggctgggggtccccgttgtccccagtgccaccctgtccTGGGTGGTCCCCGTCGTCCCCGGCGCCGTGGcggctgtgcctcagtttccccgcgGTGACACACCCGGGAGCCAGGATAAATAAAGGAGCTTTACTCTGTgcctggaggcagctgggggtgACGCTCAGGGACCAGGGGGTGACACTTGGGGACCGGGGGGTGACACGGGGGGCCGTGCTCAGCTGATGATCTCGGAGAGCAGCGGCGTCATGGCCGACAGGTCCTGGATGTGCAGGATCTGCCGCGTGTTCTCCACCTTCAGCGTCTGCAGCTCcgtcagcagcagcagcagcttggcgTACAGGAaccttggggacacccagccGGCTCTGGTGGCCGTCCCCACCCCTTTGGGGACGCCGCCACCCCGTCCCAAGGCTCACCTGCCCTCCTCGGGGGGGTGCTGGTGGTCGATGTAGCTCTTGAGGGTCAGCGCCACCTTCTCCTGGAACTGGTCGATGACGTCGCGCTGGGCGATGCCGGCGTGGTCTGGAGGGGCCGTGGGGTGACCTCAGCGGGGCTTTGGCGACAgcggggtgtccctgtgtccccctgtcccatatccctgtccccatgctgcGCTGTCCCCAGGTGTTCCCCTGTCCTGtgttcccctgtccccaggtgtgctctgTCCCTATCCCccatcccctgtgctgtccccagctgttcccctgtccctgtccccatcccctgtccctgtccccatcccctgtgctgtccccaggtgttcccctgtccctgtccccatcccctgtccctgtccccatcccctgtgctgtccccagctgttcccctgtccctgtccccatcccctgtccttgtccccatcccctgtgctgtccccagctgttcccctgtccccatcccctgtccctgtccccatcccctgtgctgtccccagctgttcccctgtccctgtccccatcccctgtccttgtccccatcccctgtgctgtccccagctgttctcctgtccctgtccccatcccctgtgctgtccccatcccctgtgctgtccccagctgttcccctgtccctgtccccatcccctgtccctgtccccatcccctgtgctgtccccagctgttcccctgtccccatcccctgtccctgtccccatcccctgtgctgtccccagctgttcccctgtccctgtccccatcccctgtgctgtccccatcccctgtgctgtccccagctgttcccctgtccctgtccccatcccctgtccctgtccccattccctgtgctgtccccagctgttcccctgtccctgtccccatcccctgtgctgtccccatcccctgtgctgtccccagctgttcccctgtccctgtccccatcccctgtgttgtccccagctgttcccctgtccccatcccctgtgccAGGTGAGTCCCCTCCCCGAGGAGGCTCACCTGGCGAGAAGAGCAGCATGGCCTGGAGCAGCGCGTACTCGGCCTCGTGCAGCCGCAGGCGCCGCAGGCTCTCGTGGAACTTGAGCAGCGGCTCCAGGTACACCTGCTGGAACCCGGCTGGGGCAGCCCCCAACCCCCGGCTTAGGGCGGGGAGCGCCTTTGGGATTGGTCCCCGCCCTGCCACCAAGTGTCACCTCCTCGGACGCCTCCGGGATGGCGGCTCCGAACCGCCCCGGGCAGCCCTTCCAGggtcttttcccttttttaggaggaatttccccaaatttccaccctgagcctccccgggcagcccttccagggccttttcccttttcccggaggaatttccccaaatttccACTCTGATcctcccctggtgtccccaggtgtccccattgtccccgcGGTACCCAGGGCCCTGTCGCGGATGGTGTAGCAGCACTGCTCAcactcccagtgtccccattgtccccaaagtgtccccagctgtccccaggtgtacCCAGGGCCCCGTCGCAGATGGGGTAGCAGTGCTGCCCGCactcccaatgtccccattgtccccaaggtgtccacattgtccccaaggtgtccccaggtgtacCCAGGGCCCCGTCGTGGATGGTGTAGCAGTGCTGCCCGCactcccagctgtccccattgtccccaaagtgtccacattgtccccaaggtgtccccagtgtccccaaggtgtccccaggtatccccattgtccccagatgtccccattgtccccaaagtgtccccggtgtc includes:
- the TOMM40L gene encoding mitochondrial import receptor subunit TOM40B isoform X1; its protein translation is MGNAEGRAPRRAQPRGNPGSFDELHRLCKEVFPPQMEGVKLIVTKTLSSHFQVTHTVHMSTLGPSGYRFNATFVGDRQLGPTEVFPMLLGDMDSSGSLNAQALHLLGDHLRAKAVFQTHQAKFVTWQFDGEYRGEDCTATLTLGNPDLLGGSVIVVAHFLQSVTARLVLGGELVYHRRPGEEGAILTLAGKYSAPNWVTTLNVGYGGAHASYYHRANEQVQVGVELEANTRLQESTFSFGYQLTLPGANAVFRGLLDSNWSVGGVLEKKLPPLPVTLALGAFLNHCRSRFHCGFTVTVG
- the TOMM40L gene encoding mitochondrial import receptor subunit TOM40B isoform X2, whose translation is MEGVKLIVTKTLSSHFQVTHTVHMSTLGPSGYRFNATFVGDRQLGPTEVFPMLLGDMDSSGSLNAQALHLLGDHLRAKAVFQTHQAKFVTWQFDGEYRGEDCTATLTLGNPDLLGGSVIVVAHFLQSVTARLVLGGELVYHRRPGEEGAILTLAGKYSAPNWVTTLNVGYGGAHASYYHRANEQVQVGVELEANTRLQESTFSFGYQLTLPGANAVFRGLLDSNWSVGGVLEKKLPPLPVTLALGAFLNHCRSRFHCGFTVTVG